One genomic segment of Virgibacillus doumboii includes these proteins:
- a CDS encoding PTS sugar transporter subunit IIA, with protein MIKELLTESTISLQVEAADWEDAGVKAGELLLKNNSIKEDYIQRMLEAVHEYGPYIVIAPGMALFHARPEESVNEICLSMITLKKPVEFGADGKDPVDLVFALGAIEHDSHLKAMAELMKILQDNELVNEIKSETNAEKVLKMIYEKVE; from the coding sequence ATGATTAAAGAATTATTGACAGAATCAACGATCAGTCTTCAAGTGGAAGCAGCTGATTGGGAAGACGCTGGAGTTAAAGCAGGGGAATTACTATTAAAGAACAATTCTATTAAAGAAGATTATATCCAAAGAATGCTTGAGGCTGTTCATGAATATGGACCATATATTGTTATAGCGCCAGGCATGGCTTTGTTTCACGCAAGGCCTGAGGAAAGTGTGAATGAAATATGCTTAAGTATGATTACCTTAAAAAAACCAGTTGAATTTGGGGCAGATGGTAAGGACCCGGTAGATCTGGTATTTGCACTTGGGGCGATTGAACATGATTCGCATTTAAAAGCTATGGCTGAGCTGATGAAAATCTTACAGGATAATGAGCTGGTAAATGAGATTAAAAGTGAAACGAATGCAGAAAAAGTTTTAAAAATGATCTATGAAAAAGTAGAGTAG
- a CDS encoding sugar isomerase domain-containing protein, whose amino-acid sequence MLYKEYFSSIEKSLAEIAEKESENILKAAALIDESIENDGVLHVFGCGHSQMYAMELFYRAGGLVPVNAILPPALSLAPTAPLSTFAERQTGLAKVVLDAENIKSQDVMLIVSTSGRNAVPIEMAIEAKNRGLKVIALTSMSFSKEVSSRHESNKKLYQLADVVLDNHGEPGDAVLKTPGVGSKFAPTSSVIGFTILQSIVAQVIGNLSQKGIEPPIYVSSNLDKGDQINKKFIEKYRERINCL is encoded by the coding sequence ATGTTATACAAAGAATATTTTTCAAGTATTGAAAAGTCACTTGCGGAAATCGCAGAAAAGGAAAGCGAAAATATACTGAAAGCGGCTGCATTAATAGACGAATCCATAGAAAATGATGGAGTTCTTCATGTATTTGGGTGTGGGCATTCGCAAATGTATGCGATGGAGCTATTCTATAGAGCTGGCGGCCTAGTACCTGTTAACGCAATTTTGCCGCCTGCACTTTCACTTGCACCAACTGCTCCTTTAAGCACTTTTGCTGAAAGGCAAACAGGACTGGCGAAAGTGGTTCTTGATGCTGAAAATATTAAATCTCAAGACGTCATGTTAATTGTATCAACTTCGGGCAGAAATGCTGTACCAATCGAAATGGCTATTGAAGCAAAAAATCGGGGATTGAAAGTGATAGCATTAACTTCCATGTCATTTTCGAAAGAAGTAAGTTCCAGACATGAAAGCAATAAAAAACTTTATCAATTAGCGGATGTTGTGCTGGACAACCATGGTGAACCGGGAGATGCAGTATTAAAAACTCCTGGTGTGGGGTCAAAATTTGCACCGACTTCATCAGTGATTGGATTTACAATACTCCAATCAATCGTTGCCCAGGTTATTGGGAACCTTAGTCAGAAAGGTATTGAGCCGCCTATATATGTCAGTTCTAACCTTGATAAAGGAGATCAAATCAATAAGAAATTCATCGAGAAATATCGTGAAAGAATAAATTGCCTGTAG
- a CDS encoding PTS sugar transporter subunit IIB translates to MEIITVCGMGFGTSLMLKMTVDDILNEEGVRAEVSALDVGSAKGRTADLIMASADLESSLESVEIRKVFINNLTDTEEVRSKLLEELKDMED, encoded by the coding sequence ATGGAAATAATCACAGTTTGTGGAATGGGTTTTGGAACTAGTCTAATGCTTAAGATGACAGTAGACGATATCTTAAACGAAGAAGGTGTCAGAGCAGAAGTAAGCGCTTTAGATGTAGGATCTGCTAAAGGGAGAACTGCTGATTTAATAATGGCTTCAGCAGATTTAGAATCATCTCTTGAAAGTGTAGAAATTAGAAAAGTATTTATTAATAATTTGACTGATACTGAAGAAGTCCGAAGCAAACTATTGGAAGAACTAAAAGATATGGAAGATTGA